One genomic region from Streptomyces sp. NBC_00457 encodes:
- a CDS encoding AraC family transcriptional regulator encodes MKHATVRIDEAPTVVGAGIGVHGVSTAHEVFRLPDLWQLHLYNYEGALSLGQSVHPIRPGHVSLVPPNTEVHFHYRGRSEHFYVHLRLHDGGTARLVPVMQDAAAESTRLADLLRRAVTAMPTSPPRATAEVWTALWRIAELPRSEGAGRRHPFVAAAQAYVEEHLADPLSVPDIARAVGISHTHLTRVFRADTGRTVVSYIRHRRLQRARHLLLSSTLSITAIAAAVGISDLQAFNKACHRELGASPRDVRAAAPAGPDAPGR; translated from the coding sequence GTGAAACATGCGACGGTACGGATCGACGAGGCGCCCACCGTGGTCGGTGCCGGCATCGGGGTGCACGGTGTCTCCACCGCCCACGAGGTCTTCCGGCTGCCCGACCTGTGGCAGCTGCACCTCTACAACTACGAGGGTGCGCTGTCCCTCGGGCAGTCGGTCCACCCCATCCGCCCCGGTCACGTCAGTCTGGTGCCGCCGAACACGGAGGTGCACTTTCACTACCGGGGCAGGTCGGAGCATTTCTACGTCCATCTGCGGCTGCATGACGGCGGAACCGCGCGGTTGGTGCCGGTGATGCAGGACGCCGCGGCCGAGAGCACACGCCTGGCCGACCTGCTCCGCCGCGCCGTGACCGCCATGCCGACCTCTCCCCCGCGAGCCACGGCCGAGGTCTGGACCGCTCTGTGGCGCATCGCCGAGTTGCCGAGGAGCGAGGGCGCCGGCCGCCGTCACCCCTTCGTGGCCGCCGCACAGGCCTACGTCGAGGAACACCTGGCCGACCCGTTGTCCGTACCGGACATCGCTCGCGCCGTCGGCATCTCCCACACCCACCTGACGCGCGTGTTCCGTGCCGACACCGGCCGCACGGTCGTGTCGTACATCCGGCACCGACGCCTGCAACGCGCCCGCCACCTCCTGCTGTCCTCCACCCTGTCCATCACCGCCATCGCCGCGGCCGTGGGCATCTCCGATCTCCAGGCCTTCAACAAGGCCTGCCACCGTGAACTCGGCGCGAGCCCGCGTGACGTACGGGCGGCTGCCCCTGCGGGGCCGGACGCCCCAGGACGGTAA
- a CDS encoding phytanoyl-CoA dioxygenase family protein: MARFVAQGFLRLDGVVPQDINERAIAALTEGLPEVSYGTPLGGAFAKDTFIHELLALPVVAGAVESLVGPDPTVDHHAVHVREPHEGHAQPLHGDAIIDVRPDAFDIQLMYYPHEVTAEMGGTLSVPGSHLRRINETDIGRVQNLKGQTRLTCPAGTVVLLHHGIWHGGRRNDTASRRYMYKIRLNPTVPQVRLWDTSDLHDPAVTAELDTYFPWYEWAAARLEIYNRVLLWRALTGDDSFDVEYWVTRVTNRPALRSHA; this comes from the coding sequence GTGGCCCGCTTCGTCGCGCAGGGATTCCTGCGCCTGGACGGGGTGGTGCCCCAGGACATCAATGAACGGGCCATCGCGGCCTTGACCGAGGGACTGCCGGAAGTGTCCTACGGCACTCCGCTGGGCGGGGCGTTCGCGAAGGACACCTTCATCCACGAACTGCTCGCCCTGCCGGTCGTCGCAGGCGCCGTCGAGAGCCTGGTCGGCCCCGACCCGACCGTCGACCACCACGCGGTTCATGTGCGCGAACCGCACGAGGGACACGCGCAGCCGCTGCACGGCGACGCGATCATCGACGTACGGCCTGACGCGTTCGACATCCAGCTCATGTACTACCCGCACGAGGTGACCGCCGAGATGGGCGGCACCCTCAGTGTGCCCGGAAGCCACCTGCGCAGGATCAACGAGACGGACATCGGCCGCGTCCAGAACCTCAAGGGACAGACCCGTCTGACCTGCCCGGCAGGCACGGTCGTACTCCTGCACCACGGCATCTGGCACGGTGGCCGCCGCAACGACACAGCGAGCCGTCGTTACATGTACAAAATCCGCCTCAACCCGACCGTGCCGCAGGTGCGTCTGTGGGACACCTCCGACCTGCACGACCCTGCGGTGACCGCGGAACTCGACACGTACTTCCCCTGGTACGAGTGGGCTGCGGCCCGACTGGAGATCTACAACCGGGTCCTGCTGTGGCGGGCCCTGACCGGTGACGACTCGTTCGATGTCGAGTACTGGGTCACGCGCGTCACCAACCGGCCGGCCCTGAGGAGTCACGCATGA
- a CDS encoding GDSL-type esterase/lipase family protein codes for MVPWRRCGRRTGVLAAVTALMAGLLTGLGAAGTAQAATALSQAHTAGRVKDAGNTVQYSWPGVYFEGTVRGTGVGIVLDDSAADYDVQIDGATVATLVTPGNTTHWINGLQDRTHTVRLVKRNDTPGDTSTFGGFVAASGGAVLSKPAPRNRQIEFIGDSLTVGYGNLSTSRTCTSDQVKRTTNSDVSYGARTARQLNADYQINGYSGLGMVRNYNGGRPDVTYRTFYDRALLNVSGDVWQNPGTWRPQVVVVNLGTNDFSTAVNPGEPWTPDSLAAGYRSAYGEFLQKLRTRYGAGTTIVAVGAGQFAGHVQQVVEARNDAGDSGVRYWFLDDSGLDFLGCDWHYSARDDRLIADRLTPFIAGLPTGW; via the coding sequence ATGGTTCCGTGGCGCAGATGCGGGAGGCGTACGGGGGTGCTCGCCGCTGTGACCGCCTTGATGGCGGGGCTGCTGACCGGACTCGGGGCCGCGGGGACGGCGCAGGCGGCCACCGCGTTGTCGCAGGCGCACACCGCGGGGCGGGTCAAGGACGCCGGGAACACGGTGCAGTACAGCTGGCCCGGCGTGTACTTCGAGGGCACTGTCAGAGGCACCGGCGTGGGCATCGTGCTCGACGACTCGGCCGCCGACTACGACGTCCAGATCGACGGAGCCACCGTCGCCACGCTGGTCACGCCCGGCAACACCACGCACTGGATCAACGGCCTCCAGGACCGCACGCACACGGTCCGGCTCGTCAAGCGCAACGACACCCCGGGCGACACCAGCACGTTCGGCGGCTTCGTCGCGGCGTCCGGCGGTGCGGTACTGAGCAAACCGGCTCCACGCAACCGCCAGATCGAGTTCATCGGCGACTCCCTCACGGTGGGCTACGGCAACCTCTCGACCTCCCGCACCTGCACCTCGGACCAGGTCAAGCGGACCACCAACTCCGATGTGAGCTACGGCGCCCGCACCGCCCGGCAACTGAACGCCGACTACCAGATCAACGGCTACTCGGGCCTCGGCATGGTGCGCAACTACAACGGAGGCCGGCCGGACGTGACGTACCGGACCTTCTACGACCGTGCCCTGCTGAACGTGTCAGGCGACGTCTGGCAGAACCCGGGCACCTGGCGACCCCAGGTCGTGGTGGTCAACCTCGGCACCAACGACTTCTCGACCGCCGTCAACCCCGGTGAGCCGTGGACGCCCGACAGCCTCGCGGCCGGCTACCGCAGCGCCTACGGCGAGTTCCTCCAGAAGCTGCGTACGCGCTACGGAGCCGGGACGACCATCGTGGCGGTCGGCGCCGGCCAGTTCGCCGGTCATGTCCAGCAGGTGGTCGAGGCACGCAACGACGCCGGCGACAGCGGGGTCCGCTACTGGTTCCTCGACGACTCGGGACTGGACTTCCTCGGCTGCGACTGGCACTACTCGGCCCGTGACGACCGGCTCATCGCCGACCGGCTGACCCCGTTCATCGCCGGTCTGCCGACAGGCTGGTGA